In Primulina huaijiensis isolate GDHJ02 unplaced genomic scaffold, ASM1229523v2 scaffold42537, whole genome shotgun sequence, a single genomic region encodes these proteins:
- the LOC140969681 gene encoding serine/threonine-protein kinase-like protein At3g51990, with translation MGYLSCNAESAIATCDSYNWELLTKRPIQDHSTRPFKILEFDFSVLHSATDGFSAGNLLGKGSHGAVYKARIHQIKSVAAVKRTKQTHNSAVGNSNCTTDTELEILSRIYHPRLVNLLGFSSDPYQRKLIVVEYMPNGSLYDLLHRSGKPPGWVKRTRFALQVARAVQFLHASNPPIIHRDIKSSNVLIDANFSSRLSDFGLSLRGHVEDVKVKCTPPAGTLGYLDPEYLAPGDLSTKSDVFSFGILMLEIITGRNAIDVNYSPPSVVNWAVPAIKVGDFTGICDLRIGPPRDWEALRRMAVLAARCVRSTAGKRPGMAEVVECLKIVHQKMKARSPICVNLGSLVGEDSRAGKYEPLDESMEIASNSRTGSRRNGKKSSVSSAQIRHYAIGDRVERSKSIGTASEVKYLPPDESDDHIICRRGRLSVKIPTVRLSKSRSVGILQGKKLVRNNNVTTGQRRNLLVDSEE, from the coding sequence ATGGGTTACCTTTCATGCAACGCGGAGTCCGCCATCGCCACCTGCGATTCGTATAACTGGGAATTGTTAACCAAAAGGCCCATCCAAGATCATAGTACAAGGCCTTTCaagattcttgaatttgatttttctgtTCTTCACTCCGCCACCGATGGCTTCTCCGCTGGGAATTTACTAGGGAAAGGCAGCCATGGAGCCGTGTATAAAGCGCGAATCCATCAGATAAAATCTGTCGCTGCCGTCAAAAGGACGAAACAAACGCACAACTCCGCCGTTGGAAATAGTAATTGTACCACTGATACAGAGCTGGAGATTCTGTCTAGAATCTATCACCCCCGGCTGGTGAACTTGCTCGGATTTTCTAGTGATCCGTATCAACGTAAACTTATCGTAGTAGAGTACATGCCGAATGGGTCCTTGTACGATTTGCTCCACCGGTCGGGTAAACCACCGGGGTGGGTTAAGAGAACCCGCTTCGCTTTGCAGGTTGCAAGGGCGGTTCAGTTTCTGCACGCATCAAATCCGCCCATCATTCACAGGGATATCAAATCGTCCAACGTTTTGATCGACGCGAACTTCAGTTCCCGGCTCAGCGACTTCGGTCTGTCTCTGAGAGGACACGTGGAGGACGTTAAGGTGAAGTGCACTCCCCCCGCGGGGACGTTGGGATACCTAGACCCGGAGTATCTCGCCCCTGGCGATCTCAGTACCAAGTCAGATGTATTCAGCTTCGGGATCTTAATGCTCGAGATCATCACCGGTCGGAATGCAATCGACGTGAATTACAGCCCTCCGTCGGTCGTAAACTGGGCTGTTCCGGCGATAAAAGTAGGTGACTTCACCGGAATTTGTGACCTAAGAATCGGCCCTCCCCGAGACTGGGAAGCTCTCAGACGGATGGCGGTGTTGGCGGCGAGATGCGTGAGGTCCACGGCGGGGAAGCGGCCAGGAATGGCGGAGGTGGTGGAGTGTCTGAAGATCGTACACCAGAAAATGAAGGCACGTTCTCCAATCTGTGTTAATTTGGGGAGTCTCGTGGGGGAGGATTCTCGCGCGGGTAAATATGAGCCGTTGGATGAGAGCATGGAGATAGCCAGTAACAGTAGAACAGGGAGCAGGAGAAACGGGAAAAAATCCAGTGTTTCGAGTGCACAAATCAGGCATTATGCGATTGGTGATCGAGTCGAGAGGTCAAAGTCAATTGGAACAGCAAGTGAGGTTAAATATCTACCGCCCGATGAGAGCGATGATCACATAATCTGCAGGAGGGGACGATTGAGTGTGAAGATCCCCACGGTGAGGTTGAGTAAGTCGAGATCAGTTGGGATTTTGCAGGGCAAGAAGTTGGTCAGAAACAACAATGTCACCACCGGACAGAGAAGAAACTTGTTGGTCGATTCAGAAGAatag